One Pasteurella dagmatis DNA segment encodes these proteins:
- a CDS encoding DUF484 family protein translates to MQNLTHDQITDYLTQHPNFFLDHPELLDYLNLHYSQENTLSLVELQLERQRHRIKELEAELEKFTQLAIQNSDIFLGLLPLQQQLSQAHNLAEGIQKLDQWVKRFELQQAKILLFTDEWEKRTSLSDEVWLDRKAFEIVRLERFGLRRFYLGQMTHKEKTMLFLPEEFPIGSVACCLLGGKTGQKPTALLLFSARDERHFHNGQDTEFLKHLVDIVELHLGRWVDNFKR, encoded by the coding sequence ATGCAAAATTTAACCCACGATCAGATAACAGATTATCTCACGCAACATCCTAATTTTTTTCTTGATCATCCAGAACTGCTTGATTATCTGAACCTTCATTATTCGCAAGAAAATACGCTTTCTCTTGTTGAATTACAGCTTGAACGCCAACGCCACCGCATCAAAGAACTTGAAGCAGAATTAGAAAAATTCACTCAACTTGCGATTCAAAACAGCGATATTTTTCTTGGCTTGTTGCCTTTACAGCAACAGCTTTCACAAGCACATAATCTTGCCGAAGGGATTCAGAAATTAGATCAATGGGTGAAAAGATTTGAGTTACAACAAGCCAAAATTTTATTGTTTACTGATGAATGGGAAAAACGCACAAGTTTAAGTGATGAAGTATGGTTAGATCGCAAAGCCTTTGAAATTGTGCGTTTAGAACGTTTTGGTTTACGCCGTTTTTATCTTGGGCAGATGACACATAAAGAAAAAACGATGTTGTTTTTACCTGAGGAATTTCCGATTGGATCTGTGGCTTGTTGCCTGCTTGGTGGCAAAACAGGGCAAAAGCCGACCGCACTTTTATTGTTTTCTGCTCGTGATGAGCGACATTTTCATAATGGGCAAGATACCGAATTTTTGAAACATTTAGTGGATATTGTGGAGCTACATTTAGGGCGTTGGGTTGATAATTTTAAACGATAG